Genomic window (Deltaproteobacteria bacterium):
AGATAGGCGGCTTGGCGCTTCATCAACTCATCGAAGTCGACCTGGTGCCCGTCGAATTCTGGGCCGTCCACGCAGCAGAATCGCGTCTTCCCCCCTACCGTGACCCGGCAGGCACCGCACATCCCCGTGGCATCCACCATAATGGCGTTGAGGCTTACCATGGTCTTTACCCCATAGGGCTCAGTGGTCTTGCAGACGAACTTCATCATGAGGACCGGCCCAATACCGACCACCAGCTTGACGTCTTTTCTCTCCTCGATCAAATCCTTTAGGGCATCGGTGACAAAGCCGTGTCTCCCATAGGAGCCGTCATCAGTGGTGATGAAGAGCTCATCGCTCGCATTCCTCATCTCTTCCTCCAGGATGAGGAGGTCTTTGGTCCTGGCCCCGATGATGGAGATGACATGATTACCTGTCTCCTTTAAGGCCTTGGTAATAGGGTACAGTACAGCTATTCCTGTCCCACCCCCGACGCAGATGACCGTCCCCAGCTTTTCCAAATGGGTTGGTCTGCCCAAAGGGCCGATTATGTCCAGAATGTAATCCCCTTTATTAAAGGTGCGCAACAGGGCCGTGGTCTTTCCCACTACCTGAAAG
Coding sequences:
- a CDS encoding sulfide/dihydroorotate dehydrogenase-like FAD/NAD-binding protein, with the translated sequence MFKILDKREMADNTVCHFKIEAPLIAKKAKPGQFVVLRPNETGERIPLTMASTDQERGTIDIIFQVVGKTTALLRTFNKGDYILDIIGPLGRPTHLEKLGTVICVGGGTGIAVLYPITKALKETGNHVISIIGARTKDLLILEEEMRNASDELFITTDDGSYGRHGFVTDALKDLIEERKDVKLVVGIGPVLMMKFVCKTTEPYGVKTMVSLNAIMVDATGMCGACRVTVGGKTRFCCVDGPEFDGHQVDFDELMKRQAAYLKQERQSYDLFLEEHGQ